Proteins encoded by one window of Cylindrospermum stagnale PCC 7417:
- a CDS encoding valine--pyruvate transaminase, which yields MKPALTQFGAQMSNLTGVRAIMKDINETLKAGAGQELSNLSAGNPLILPEVEQLWRDCTAELLASSEYGEVVCRYGSSQGYAPLIDAVVNDFNQRYGLNLTDAFGGGLTERNILITPGSQTLYFYAANSFGGYTKSGELKQIVLPLSPDYTGYGGVCLVPEALVAYKPTLDIDASAHRFKYRPDFSQLSITEKTGCVIFSRPCNPTGNVLSDDEVRKIAALAAPYDVPVLVDSAYAPPFPALNFTDMSLIFGENILHCTSLSKAGLPGERIGIAIGDEKLIQVLESFQTNIGIHSSRYGQAIAARAINSGALADIAEKVIRPFYQNKFAVLEGTLDAAMPKNLPWFLHRGEGAIFAWLWLQDLPITDWEFYQELKKVGVIVVPGSTFFPGLKEEWQHKHQCLRISLTGSDTEIVTGMQRLAKVAEQVYQSSAVSA from the coding sequence ATGAAACCTGCCCTTACCCAATTTGGCGCTCAAATGTCTAACCTGACTGGCGTTAGAGCAATTATGAAGGACATTAACGAAACCCTAAAAGCTGGTGCAGGGCAGGAATTAAGTAATTTGAGTGCTGGAAACCCGTTGATTTTACCGGAGGTAGAACAGTTGTGGCGGGATTGCACGGCGGAACTTTTAGCTAGTTCAGAATATGGTGAAGTCGTTTGTCGTTACGGTTCAAGTCAGGGCTATGCACCATTAATTGATGCGGTTGTCAATGATTTTAATCAACGCTATGGGTTAAATTTAACCGATGCCTTCGGCGGCGGTTTAACCGAACGCAATATTCTGATCACCCCCGGCAGTCAAACCCTCTACTTCTATGCTGCCAATAGCTTTGGCGGTTACACCAAAAGTGGCGAACTTAAGCAAATTGTTTTGCCTTTGAGTCCTGACTACACTGGTTATGGCGGTGTTTGCTTGGTTCCTGAAGCCTTAGTTGCCTACAAACCAACTTTGGATATAGATGCATCTGCCCACAGATTTAAATATCGCCCCGATTTTAGCCAACTATCAATTACAGAAAAAACAGGTTGCGTGATTTTCTCTCGTCCCTGTAACCCTACAGGTAACGTTCTCTCAGATGATGAAGTGAGAAAAATTGCTGCCCTGGCTGCGCCTTACGATGTGCCAGTGTTGGTTGACTCAGCTTATGCTCCTCCCTTCCCAGCGTTGAATTTTACGGATATGTCGCTGATTTTTGGGGAAAATATCCTTCATTGTACGAGCTTATCGAAGGCAGGGCTACCAGGTGAAAGAATTGGCATTGCGATTGGTGATGAAAAGCTAATTCAAGTCCTGGAATCCTTCCAAACCAACATTGGTATCCATTCTTCACGTTATGGGCAAGCGATCGCCGCTAGGGCAATTAACTCTGGTGCTTTAGCAGACATTGCTGAAAAAGTCATCCGTCCCTTTTACCAAAATAAATTTGCTGTGCTGGAAGGTACTTTAGATGCCGCTATGCCCAAAAATTTACCTTGGTTTCTCCATCGCGGTGAAGGTGCAATTTTTGCTTGGTTATGGTTGCAAGATTTACCAATTACTGATTGGGAATTTTACCAGGAACTCAAGAAAGTTGGTGTCATTGTTGTGCCTGGTAGTACTTTCTTCCCCGGTTTAAAGGAAGAGTGGCAACACAAGCACCAGTGTCTACGCATCAGCTTAACAGGTAGTGATACAGAGATTGTGACTGGTATGCAACGTTTAGCAAAAGTGGCTGAACAGGTTTATCAAAGTTCTGCTGTGAGTGCATAA